In the Sus scrofa isolate TJ Tabasco breed Duroc chromosome 7, Sscrofa11.1, whole genome shotgun sequence genome, one interval contains:
- the LOC100626020 gene encoding ribonuclease 7, which translates to MAPARAGFCPLLLLLLLGQWVAKDPVSAKPRHMTSAQWFETQHVQPRPQGCNTAMGAINKYSKRCKALNTFLHESFSSVATTCQTSIIACKNGHENCHQSQKPVSLTTCKLTSGRYPDCRYKEKQLVAPYIVACEPPQKEDSGKLQLVPVHLDKVL; encoded by the coding sequence ATGGCACCAGCCAGAGCAGGATTCTGccctctgctgctgctcctgctcctggGGCAGTGGGTGGCCAAGGACCCAGTCAGTGCCAAGCCCAGACATATGACTTCAGCTCAGTGGTTTGAAACCCAGCACGTGCAGCCCAGACCTCAGGGATGCAACACTGCGATGGGTGCCATCAACAAGTACTCAAAACGCTGCAAAGCCCTCAACACCTTCCTGCATGAATCCTTCTCCAGCGTGGCCACCACTTGTCAGACCTCCATCATAGCCTGCAAGAATGGCCATGAAAACTGCCATCAGAGCCAGAAGCCTGTATCCCTGACCACGTGTAAGCTTACCTCGGGGAGGTACCCAGACTGCAGGTACAAAGAGAAGCAACTGGTTGCTCCTTATATTGTAGCCTGTGAACCTCCCCAGAAAGAGGACTCTGGGAAACTCCAGCTGGTTCCTGTCCACTTGGACAAAGTCCTTTAG